Below is a window of Brachionichthys hirsutus isolate HB-005 unplaced genomic scaffold, CSIRO-AGI_Bhir_v1 contig_321, whole genome shotgun sequence DNA.
cagcagtcaacgggcgagaggcagaggacaccctggacaagccgccagttgcagggcaacacagaccagccacacacacctatgggcaatttagtgtcaccaatcagcctaggctgcacgtttttggtggtgggaggaagccggagaacccggagagaacccgcgcagacacggggggagaacatgcaaactcctcacagaatggcctacaagtcggagacgaacccgcgaccatctcgctgtgaggcaacagtgcttaccactgcgccaccgagccaccaGGATGAACCTCAATTTCCTGCAATTAAATAGCTCCAAAACCGAAGCCATCCTTATTGGCACGCTTCGCCAGATTCATCCCTCTCATCTACAGTTACCAACCACTATGAAATGACTTCATAGTGTATTGTATTCAGCTAgactgtgtgtttctgcgtcCTGAACACGCTTACTCCACACAGACCGTCTTGCTATGAGGCATCAGCGCTTGTTCAGAATATGCAGCTGACAAATCAAAACTAAAGTCTTGACATCAAAGGATCCGACGTCCATCTGGCTGTCTTTttttgatactttttttttaatgtaatttcttttaaaatatgttaacaatataaaggaaaataaaaattgaaaagcactcagacctctgccaagcagctcattcctctcttaattggatttacaccgtccacatggtgatctggatcatcatcaaaaggttatgaATTGTTTTtgatctttacacaccaaccatgaaaagtaaaagtgaatcagagttgatgtggatcattaactgatttttaaatccgtaaattgaCTTTTGAccgttaaaatgttatatttttctaaatcagatccagaagacattttgcaaaTTGGACTCCACtatatgactgtgatttttggagagtgaattaaatgcatattttagaaGCTATtacttttttgaaaaagcctccattaagtggggaaaatacagatttctTTGTATCGCGACAGTATCCACAACccaatccggattaaattcggtggtgagatagaggtccccatcctacatgcctgtgtcaaattccatacacatcggtcaataatcatcAGAGACACTGAGGAataaattttgaagctccattgactgcaatgttaatgaaaacttcatcaagatcccTCCGTAAAAAAtttagttatgttgctaacagacagacagacagacaaacaatccAACAGCGGTGATTACAAAGACAACCACATCTGATCAATGAATACACATACTCAGAGCGGGGAATCATTTTGTCAATGGATTGATTTCTCGAGTCATTTTTTACGACccaaaatatcaaatatttccTGATCATTGCTCCTCAAAATTTGGGCATTTGCTGCTCTAACGGTCAAATAAACTGTAATCCAGTTGGACTGGAAGTAAGAAATAAGCATCTATGGGCCTCATATAAAATCACAGCGTTCACTGAAAACAGATCTGTTACTCTGCTAAATTCTCTTCACGTGCGTTTGAGAACAAATGGAGAAGAGCTGAAGAATGTCTCAGTCACCATCCGGCTGATGTcagcacaaaaacatttgagcTCATATAAGTTTGGCTCCAtcttatttttttggtttgaaCATAAAGTTAACCAGTTTGAGATGAATAGGCTCTGCGTTTAACCCTCATCTCTAACCATTCATCCAATTGCAAAAGTatacactcaaacacacatgcgAGACCAGTGATCTGCCACGATTTAAAAATGAGGAATGCAAACCTGCTTTTGTTGTACTTGCTGCATCCAGAGCCCTCCGAGCCAAAAGCAGACCTCACACAACACAACATTAGCAAAGCACATTAAATTAGACTGTTTCAATCAGCTTCAGATGAATGAACCCTCGCAGGGAGTAGGCCCTTATTCACAGCAGCTGTCGCTAAATTTACCAGAATCTGACACATTAAGAGACAGCATTAGCATGATGTCAGGAACAACATGAGTTTATCTCCTTGTGTGTAACGCTGTCTAACATGCCgggcatgcatgcatgcatgtgctgctTCTTCTGAGTGAGGCTGCATTTAGAGAGCGGCCAAGTTAATAGATAAGATAATAGCTGCTTGCTTTTTTTCATAAGAAGATTGCTGGAAAAAAGCTCATGTGAGATTCTGTTGAATTGCAAGGTTAGCTGAGAGACAGGGCGACACTGTGACATGAGGGAGATATCACCAACAGGCACCCCGATGCCCATCAATACCAGTCAGAcaccacacacactgtctgagCATGAGTCAGTCTCCCAACAACACGCTCACGAACCCGTGAGCCATGAGCCCGCCTCACTGTGCCTGATTGGATCGTTAGGACGATGATGCTTCTCACCTCTTTCAGCGAGGGCCACATGAGAAAGTGTAAGGGTAATACCTCACTAATCTGTGGCAATGCACGGCAGGTTTGGTGGTGTTGCCATGGGCAGATTGGTACAttttattactgtattattgtcAAGCAGTATTCTTTTTGATTAATAGAGAAGAAGCCATATCGTGCAGGTATTATTACGAGCAGCCATCGATGTAGCGTTATACTCTTTTGAAAAGTCTACATTCAAGCAGCCAAACAAGTTGGTCAGACAGTTTATTCATGGATCTTCTTCTCCCCAGATGTTGTACCGAAAAACCTAATacaattattgtattttttttttgctaaatacATGTAGCTGCATTGAATTATTAAGACGCTGCTAGAagccgcaatgcgctggcgtctcagccggggtgtgccccgcctcccgcccgtTGTCAGCTAGCccaggctgcagcaacacccgtgaGCCGCAACGAGAAGATGATCGACTCATCTACCAGAAAattgatggatgcatggatggctggatggatgctgctaGAAGCCAGCAGTAGTTGCTAGTTACACCCAAAACtgattccatccatccgtccatccaaaTGAATTTTATTACTTTGTTGTAATGAGGATGGACGCCTTTAGAATTCTAATGAAACGCATTACATAACAGATGACTTAAAGTCATCAGATTAAGATTACCAGAACAATCAGAACAAAGAAGTGAAGAAATACAAATTCAGGTGActcataaagaaaaacaaatgtgaatgtGAGTCGCCTGAATGTGGCGACTCATTGCCAGCTGGCCTGTTCCCCAAAATTAAACAAATTCCCTGCAAATGAGAAAGTGAGCTCTCCCAACCATGCTTTTTGGTTCTATTGTTTTCATAAAACATTCAGTGTTACAAGAGTTATATTACAACCGGGTTGCATGCCATGTGTTCAAAAAACAAAGAGCATGTGTTATTGCTTTAAGGCTATATTTTTGCAGAAGAAATTCAACCTCCATACTTCAGATATTTTCACATCAAAGATAAAACATCCTTATAAATATTCATCTTTTTTGTTAGCAGGAACGACTGACAAGttgattttgtgaaatgactccCCTTTTAACCCAACCCCATTCTCTAGTCTGCAGGCTGCGATGGTGGGATGCGAAGCGCCTCAGCAAAGACTGGCCCTGATACCATGTGACTGAATCTTTACTTTACCTTTGCAATTAAATGATCTGACCTTATCAGTACAACTACATAAGAGGCCCCCATGAGAGGGCCACTGGCGTCACTGCGTACCCTGCGTCCTCACATTTTCCTCAATTTATAACACATTTCCACAAACAGTAACAAGTTAAAGTTTGACTGTGTCAGTATCCTGCAGAAAATATGGTTTGCTGCTCGGCATTagcaatggagtaatttatttttatttgtattgttacatgtcgatgatttatgtaccaaggactttcaacggaaacaagaccgcaaagggctttttgaaatgctcctcttagacaggatgtttgactgtacttgtactgtaacagatgctactgtttgactgtacttgtactgctccaaCATTCTGTCcaataatatattcatcatcatcacatgagtaataacaataataattcgACAAACTCACTTTAAAATGTTGAATTTGGTCATTGAAGAGTGTGATTTTGACTGATTATGTAAAGACGTAAACAGATCTCGCAAGAAAATGAGATTTAAGGAAGATACTGTTAACGGATATAAATAGGTGTCTTACTCTTCTAAGTGTATTTCTCTTTTGTTCTCTCCCAATTCATGTCCGTACAAGAAAATCCTCTTCCAGCCATGCTCTGTCTTGGTCCAGTTCCAACCAGGTGACCTCCAGTCCTTGCCCAAGAAAGGCATTTCAGCGGGAGGGGGCTGTAACGAAAGAGCAATTTTGTCACACCACACCTGGAGGGAAGGAGTTGTCTTTGTGTTCagggacaaacaaaaagagccAAGATAAATTgctaaatacttttttttcagtTAATATtagttaatattaatattattatagtaATTCAAGccaaacaaataacaaaacctttgaaataattttaaatgaTACTTTTTGACTTTCGAACGAAGAATTCAAAATACTGAGATTCAGAATCTAGTTTAGTTTACATAGATTATAATAACCTTTATGTAATAATAGACACGTAGTATTTAGCCTAAAACTACCGTGCATGCTCTTTTTAGCGTGTAGtcaaattattaatatttttattataaataaaggTGAACACAAATAGATTTATGTCTCTGTTGAATCTATTTTTGTAACCTGAAAGCACATATTAGCCAATTACCTTTAATAACACGTCAGGTCTCTCTTGTAGAAGAGATTTATAATCTCAATGGGACTTCCTGATTAAATAAAggattaatattaaaaaaaagaaatatgacaaTAACTATGACGTACACGCTTTAGCATTGATGAAACAGCTGTCAAACACGAAGGCAAGACAAATTGCCATTTGCTTCAACACACATAATCACGATATAGAATCTCAACTATAAATAGAGAtgtctagaaataaaataaaattaaatgtctCATACAGACCTTGCGTGGGTCCTTTTGTGTACCTGTCTCCTTCTGTTTCGCGTCTCCCTGGCAGGCGGAAGTAAACACAGTGCGGACATCAGAATACGAACACGCCCCTTACTCCTTTCTGATTGGACACTTTCTCAGCATTTAATTCGTTGCTGGCCGAATAAACATCTCTTATTGGCTGCCGAAGACTATCGGCCTATTTCAGCCCAGCCGTGCTGTTGGGGCTCTTTACCGCACGTGACCGAGGACTGCGCACATGtacttgtgttttcattttgtgttgtggggggggtgggggggggggtgtatattAACCGGTCTGTATTGTTTCATCTCCTGTGATCTTCTGAATTAGGACGAGCCATTCAAAAcaagtacaagtaaagtcagtAGTCGGCCACATTACACGTCACAATAAGGTGTATCAATAATCCTTCATATTCGATCCTGTCATCGAATAGACGAAATAATAAAAGTCAGGATTTGACACTACATGACTGTtctttgcattgattttttGACTTTAAATTCGAGATATGTGTGTATGAAAAATTACAAGTTATTAAAGTTCTTGTGTAAACACCCTTCGGTATTTGATGTACAGTATCTCTGTACAGTTTGTGAACTgacgatttaaaaaaatattttttaaatatatataaatgcccCATTCCTCCTGTAGTCTAACAGGTAAACCTGTTTGAAGATTAAAGTTTAAAGTAAGTATGGACTCTTAATGTTTATGATCCTGCCAAAGGGGAAATGTACAGTAGGATTATACAGTATACATCTACTATAATTATACAGCcgtaacattttcattttatgctTGCTTTGTAGGGGCCCTAAAGGTATgcatctctttattttattatctaaaAAGTTATACCTTTTATGGCATAATATAATCAGTTGTTGTCAATAGAAAGTATTTTatgcagattcttttttttatataattctgTTGCTTTGTTTCCTTGTTCACTTAAAAACAGATTGTAAATGTATAGCGCCTCAATCACTACAAGCGTCCTTTGAATGCTCATGGGATTGGGGTGGAACCCGTCCAGTGCAGCCTGGACAGGTCACTAGTTCACTACCAGCAGTCACAACGCTTTATTCTCACATTAATTTTATGTCCTTTAAACCTTACTGATCTACAGTGCATCAATGTTCTTCATTGTAATAACAGCACTATAACTGCACATATTCACTTTCCAAGAATTTAGCTATTAAACTAATCAGTTCCACAGTGTTTGGAAgaaatgaacacatttttgaCCTTGTCAAAATATAATCGGTATAAATTTATTATCTTTACAGAATGGGACACACACATGACTTTGATAAAATTCAAGCAACTAGTGATGTAAGAAAaacatacataaataaacataaatgaacttaatattggttttataaACAATACAATACTTCGTTATGAGACAGTGTTACACAAGCAGCTGCAAACCAGGATTGAAGTACTAATACTACTATCGGCACTACTGTACTTTCGaattgtcctgtgaggggtcaccacagcaaatcagctttctccacttcaccctgtcctttgcatcgtcctccccaacaccagccactctcatgtcctccctcactacgtccatgtatctccttctgggtcgacctctagccctgttccatggcagttccatcctcagcatcttacctttgaataataaaagtctcaataaaaaaaaatacacttacATGCTCACAGCAAAGCGAGAAAACCACATTGTCCACCAGTAAACATAAGCAGTACTTTGGTCTACTTGCATTTTCATCTGAAGGTTGAGATCAGCTCTGGGACAAGACATGACTTGCCTTCATGTTTGGCAGACGACCCACGAAGAAATGATGGGTTTGTCTATCTGACTGAAGTCTACTCTCGTGCACAGAACATTTGcctctgtgcatgtgtgagagCACAACAGGTAGGGAGGACATTCTacatcagtggtccccaaactacggcccttTCCAaactattttcctttccatacagcATGGCtggggggtcaataatggtatggggtgcatttaagaggggtcattaattcaatcttttgtttcctaaaaataatattgatcgtggagaatatattaatattatgaagaaaagctttcttcctttcgtttgggaaaTTTTTAATGATGATTACATatgaccagaaagttaatgttccatggactttttttctgtgacgaactCGGAAaaggttatttggttattatttattttattaatagtgttattatttatttccgaactttttttttctgtgaagaaagggttatttggtggctgtctggaaaacaataaatgtttaggcccacctgccatcgtcacacttttcctgtacaaactgaccccggccctccatcagagaaggaaaacgtgatgtggccctcacaggaaaaggtttggggacccctgttctACATACTGACTCAACATTAGCCGGTCCTTTTTTCCTGCCCATCTACAACCTCTCGGCTTTCATCAGAGGACATATGAGCAGGAAAGAGAGATGCAGTCACAAGTGCTGGCTGGAATTAAGTGTGCCATTTGGTGCACTCCTGTCACAGAGGATCTGGGGAAGATCTTTTTAACTGGCTGCAGTTAAATTGTTTTACCAGATTTAATATTGGCCATGAGAAACATTCAGAGCAGATGACTCTAATGAATGCCTTtttaatgcgtgtgtgtgtgtgtgcgcgtgtgtgtgtgtgtgtgtgtgtaaatgagataACTGCATTCATTACTCATTCAGAATCATGTCTGAACAATGGCGCTTTCATGCTTGTGATGACGCAATAACACGAAGGCTAGACCTTTACTTAGTTCGcactttcaattaaaaaaacatttagcgAACATGTGCGGTGATTTAACGGTGGCTGTTGTCATTGAAATTCTTTTGGCTAATGGATGACTTGTGTGCCCATAACGTGTCTTTCGGTGGCATGCATTGCGTGCAGTCTTGGATTTTGGttattttgcttttgtgtgACTTCCGCTGTATTTGGCGCGATGCTACCCCTGGTCCTGTGTGATGGACAACAGATGAATTCATGCTTGACAAGTTTTAACCagtgcaaatgtgtttttgacagCTGAAATTGGCACACACATGCAGTGTGTAGAAATAGTGTACTGCACATAGAGGCGTAAACACTCACACGTTCATGGACACTGGAAGagcacccggagagcgcagacctccgccaagcacctcattCCTCCCCtaaattgtgatttacacaaacATCCAGTAATTTCTGTGAACAAGCGTGTTAAATGGACATCATTTCCACAGCCTTTGGTAGATGTGGTCCCTGGAGaacccccactccccccccacatacacacaatcATCTCAATCCAAGTCCCTCAGTCGTTTCCCAGCCTCTGTAGCATTCTTGCAGCTGTACAGCCATTTGATGATCCTCGCATTGCGCTCAACAACTGATGTCCCTTGACGCATCTTGTCATGCAACTCGTCCTCCAGGAGGCACTCGCTGTTGCTGTTGCCGTTGCCGCTGCACCTGCCGAAGCTGCCGTCTGACGTAGCAATGCTTACGCGCCGCACGCTTATTGTCACTTCATCTGATCGTGCGGAGAAGTTCTCCTTCCCCAAAGACTCGATAACCTCGCCGCCCAGCCCACAGTACTTGAAAAAAGCATCAAAGTCTGCAAAACTTTTGGAATACCTGGAACTAATGTCAGAGTGAGAACGACCAACCCCTTTAGCCGAGCGCCCCTCACACTCGGGAACTGTCAGGAGATTGGCGGATTTATTTACACGGCTTGCTGCCCCCGTTGCCGCAGAGGTGCTGCGCTCCGCTCCCTCATTGGCCCTCCTCTGTGGATGAGAGCCACCTTCATTTGAGCTGCATTCCTTTGCTCTCCCTTCGGGCGTGGCGGCTTTCCCTGTGCTTTCAGCAGCTTTGCAGTCTTTTTCTGTTGCCTCAGGTAAAGAAGCACTTTTGGTCGCAGAGCTGAGCAGCAACTTTCGTTTTGCATGTTGTTTCCgatcatttattgattttctcAGCGGGTCACTTTTCTGTCTGTAAAGCAGGAGGGAGTCTGGCCTTTTTTTGGAGCTGTACCGACGTACTTGCCCTGGTGAGCTTTGTTCACCACATGAGTAACTCTCCTTGACTATTTTCCCCGCACAGGTCAAACTCCACTTAGAAGACTCAGCGCTACTCACAGAGGCAGAGCCGAGGGCGGTCACGGGCTCCTCAGTCGAGTTGACCGCCTGTTGGCTTCTGACGTATTTAGGTTTGCTCGCAGCGAGCCTCTCCACTGCACTGATGTGTCCTTTCGTCTCACCGTCGAGCTCCATTTGCTTTCGAAGGTATTCGGGACCCTTCTCCAGGATTTTTGTGGCATCGCTGGTCGCCTCCATTGTAGTTTCAGCAGAGACTCAAGTCATTTAGTTCCAAACAGTGAGGAATCCAGTTGCATGCAGTCTCTTCAGTACCGGAGGTAAAAGATTCCTTTCCCGCCTGCTCCATGTCTGAGCTTGTATCCCAAGAGGAGATTTTACCTCGTCTGTTCAAACAAATGACCCCACCCATTCTGCGCAGGCCTAGTTTTAACCAAACACAAGCTTGTCCAAAGTACACCTGATACCATCGCAGGTGAGAAATGTGAAAGCTGACACAACTGAAGGTCATTATTTCCTCCTGTCCTATTGGAAACTGGAAAAACACCTGGAGAGCAGTCAAGCACCTCATtacccctatattgtgatttacacaaaaagTAATGgatctacatttattttaactacatttttatattccttaaccatgaaaacaaacctttagcaatagCATTGATGTTGATACCATTACTGGTTttgaagttattcactaaaagaacactttcagtaatggcagatTCTTTTGGATCCGATAaaggattaagcggttgggacatcATTTTAGAATAATTTCAGCATCTTAGCTCAGCTCCTTTGGCCTGTTTGTACAGGCGGTCTGCTGTTGTAGATCAATGCCTCGCTTCACCTGGGGCCTCATGCACCAACCgtgcgtacgcacaaaaacctggcgtacgtacATTCTCACGTCAAAGTTCAGACCGCGGAAATATGCGGTGCCTCACGCCAACTTCTGGGCACGTTTCTACAGACGTTGGCCCTTTGGCGACACTTTAATGCTGGGAAActcaccgggtcgcgggccaagctggagcctatctcagcagtcaatgggcgacaggcggggtacaccctggacaagccgccaattCATTGCAGgacaacacaaagacagacaaccagccacacacacactcacacctacgggcaatttagtgtcactaATTCATGCACAGGACATGAGGCCTGAGGAAGTTAGAAATAATGCAGGATCTgtggaaaaaacaaattaagCGACCACCGCATGCTGAATTCATCTGT
It encodes the following:
- the LOC137915169 gene encoding protein FAM110C-like — its product is MEATSDATKILEKGPEYLRKQMELDGETKGHISAVERLAASKPKYVRSQQAVNSTEEPVTALGSASVSSAESSKWSLTCAGKIVKESYSCGEQSSPGQVRRYSSKKRPDSLLLYRQKSDPLRKSINDRKQHAKRKLLLSSATKSASLPEATEKDCKAAESTGKAATPEGRAKECSSNEGGSHPQRRANEGAERSTSAATGAASRVNKSANLLTVPECEGRSAKGVGRSHSDISSRYSKSFADFDAFFKYCGLGGEVIESLGKENFSARSDEVTISVRRVSIATSDGSFGRCSGNGNSNSECLLEDELHDKMRQGTSVVERNARIIKWLYSCKNATEAGKRLRDLD